A stretch of the Archangium violaceum genome encodes the following:
- the mnmE gene encoding tRNA uridine-5-carboxymethylaminomethyl(34) synthesis GTPase MnmE translates to MSSPPATLAALATAPAAGAVGILRLSGPAALEAGRMLAPGVPASPSPRHAYLASFVDASGAVLDSGLFLYFRAPHSFTGEDVVELQAHGSPRLLRMLLSRALEHPAVRPAGPGEFTRRAFLNGRIDLTRAEAVADLVAADSEAAVRAAAAGLAGALASRLRGLEEPLRSLHADLEGVLNFPEEAEGADEGAGARVAELRAAADALLAEVGRGRLVRRGARVALYGPVNAGKSTLFNRLVGEERALVDEEPGTTRDVLEARVEWEGLGVTLLDTAGLRESPGRIEALGIARTREVLATVDLAVLVLPPEADEAEAQRWLREAGVTAVLRVAGKCDVRGVVEKLGTEQAVSVSGLTGEGVERLRSEMLSRLWGGGAPSAVALVSERHADALRRTAEALSRAESACRFSTLEVVSGEVGLALESLGEVSGTCASEALLDAIFQRFCIGK, encoded by the coding sequence ATGAGCTCCCCGCCCGCCACCCTCGCCGCGCTCGCCACCGCTCCCGCCGCCGGTGCCGTCGGCATCCTCCGCCTCTCCGGCCCCGCCGCCCTCGAGGCCGGGCGCATGCTCGCTCCCGGCGTCCCCGCCTCTCCCTCGCCCCGGCACGCGTACCTGGCCTCCTTCGTCGATGCCTCCGGCGCCGTGCTCGACTCGGGACTGTTCCTCTACTTCCGCGCGCCCCACTCCTTCACCGGCGAGGACGTCGTCGAGCTCCAGGCCCATGGCAGCCCCCGGCTCCTGCGCATGTTGCTCTCCCGCGCGCTCGAGCACCCCGCCGTGCGCCCCGCCGGGCCCGGTGAGTTCACCCGGCGCGCCTTCCTGAATGGGCGCATCGACCTCACCCGCGCCGAGGCCGTCGCCGACCTGGTCGCCGCGGACTCGGAGGCCGCCGTCCGCGCCGCCGCCGCGGGCCTCGCCGGAGCGCTGGCCTCGCGGCTCCGGGGCCTCGAGGAGCCCCTGCGCTCGCTCCACGCGGACCTCGAGGGCGTGTTGAACTTCCCCGAGGAGGCAGAGGGCGCCGACGAGGGCGCGGGCGCGCGTGTCGCCGAGCTGCGCGCCGCCGCGGACGCCCTGCTCGCCGAGGTGGGACGCGGACGGCTCGTGCGCCGGGGCGCCCGGGTGGCCCTGTATGGGCCCGTGAACGCGGGCAAGTCCACGCTGTTCAACCGGCTCGTGGGTGAGGAGCGCGCCCTCGTCGACGAGGAGCCGGGCACCACGCGCGACGTGCTGGAGGCCCGCGTCGAGTGGGAGGGACTCGGCGTCACCCTGCTCGACACCGCCGGGCTGCGCGAGTCTCCCGGACGCATCGAGGCGCTCGGAATCGCCCGCACGCGCGAGGTGCTCGCCACCGTGGACCTCGCGGTGCTCGTGCTTCCTCCCGAGGCGGATGAGGCGGAGGCCCAACGATGGCTTCGCGAGGCCGGGGTCACGGCCGTGCTGCGTGTGGCGGGCAAGTGTGACGTCCGGGGAGTTGTGGAGAAGTTGGGGACGGAGCAGGCCGTGTCCGTCAGCGGGCTCACCGGCGAGGGCGTGGAGCGGCTGCGTTCCGAGATGCTCTCGCGCTTGTGGGGCGGTGGAGCGCCCTCCGCCGTCGCCCTCGTCTCCGAGCGTCACGCGGATGCCCTCCGGCGCACCGCCGAGGCCCTGTCGCGCGCCGAGAGCGCCTGCCGCTTCTCCACGCTCGAGGTCGTCTCCGGCGAGGTCGGCCTCGCCCTCGAGTCGCTCGGCGAGGTGTCCGGCACCTGCGCCTCCGAGGCCCTGCTCGACGCCATCTTCCAGCGCTTCTGTATCGGGAAGTAG
- a CDS encoding Uma2 family endonuclease, with amino-acid sequence MCNSQAAYSALEALPMGWVGEIVDEELVASPRPAPVQARAAFMLGVELGERFDPRRGGSGRWCFLRAPELRLGHDVLVPDLAGWRRDRLSEAPTPDAPFLTLAPDWICEVLAPSTAALDRTRKLPAYARAGVSHVWLVDPSARTLEVFQRVKRGWLLVDTYEGDAIVRAEPFASLPLELSSLWMPTESFLELVR; translated from the coding sequence ATGTGCAACAGCCAGGCGGCGTACTCGGCTCTCGAGGCGCTGCCCATGGGATGGGTTGGGGAAATCGTCGACGAGGAGCTGGTGGCTTCGCCCCGGCCGGCGCCAGTCCAGGCCCGTGCCGCCTTCATGTTGGGAGTAGAGCTCGGTGAACGGTTCGACCCGCGGCGCGGTGGGTCCGGCCGCTGGTGCTTCCTGCGTGCCCCCGAGTTGCGGCTCGGCCACGATGTGCTCGTCCCGGACCTCGCCGGTTGGCGCCGGGACAGGCTCTCCGAGGCGCCCACGCCGGATGCGCCCTTCCTCACACTCGCGCCGGATTGGATCTGCGAGGTGCTCGCGCCCTCCACCGCCGCGCTCGACCGCACCCGCAAGCTGCCGGCCTATGCCCGCGCTGGCGTGTCCCACGTGTGGCTCGTGGACCCCTCCGCGCGCACGCTCGAGGTGTTCCAGCGCGTCAAGCGCGGCTGGCTGCTCGTCGACACCTACGAGGGCGACGCCATCGTCCGCGCCGAGCCCTTCGCCTCGCTCCCGCTGGAGCTCTCCTCGCTGTGGATGCCCACCGAGAGCTTCCTGGAGCTCGTGCGCTGA
- a CDS encoding Coq4 family protein — protein sequence MSRSLNELARDLTRRRATLGEIISPLSTPELLAASDAALLAVPGFRQLHAERWDPPLPEPEALAKLPAGTLGNCYARYMEHYRLFPDFFPIQAKLGADATPTQYAVHRLNKCHDFIHVLGAYETSDADEVAVESFVFGVAPVALASFLAEAAVHPDIQRDRYKHLRDIYSGHIQAEDFERGVAAAALLGERFETLWEEPLESLRRRLGLSARAPEHLGQTGVNSCGGYTSLPFFHPIQRT from the coding sequence ATGAGTCGCTCCCTCAACGAGCTCGCGCGCGACCTGACGCGGCGGCGCGCCACCCTGGGTGAGATCATCTCACCGCTTTCCACTCCCGAGCTCCTGGCCGCCAGCGATGCCGCCCTGCTCGCGGTGCCGGGCTTCCGGCAGCTCCATGCCGAGCGGTGGGATCCCCCGCTCCCGGAGCCCGAGGCACTGGCGAAGCTGCCCGCGGGCACGCTCGGCAACTGCTACGCGCGGTACATGGAGCACTACCGGCTGTTCCCCGACTTCTTCCCCATCCAGGCGAAGCTCGGCGCGGACGCGACGCCCACGCAGTACGCCGTCCACCGGCTCAACAAGTGCCACGACTTCATCCACGTGCTGGGCGCGTACGAGACATCGGACGCGGACGAGGTCGCCGTCGAGTCGTTCGTGTTCGGCGTGGCGCCCGTCGCGCTCGCCTCCTTCCTGGCGGAGGCGGCGGTGCATCCGGACATCCAGCGGGATCGGTACAAGCACCTGCGCGACATCTACTCGGGGCACATCCAGGCGGAGGATTTCGAGCGGGGCGTTGCCGCTGCGGCCCTGTTGGGCGAGCGCTTCGAGACGCTGTGGGAGGAGCCCCTGGAGTCCCTGCGGCGGAGGCTTGGCCTCTCCGCGCGAGCACCCGAGCACCTGGGCCAGACCGGAGTGAACTCCTGCGGCGGCTACACCTCGCTCCCGTTCTTCCATCCCATCCAGCGGACCTGA
- a CDS encoding SDR family oxidoreductase — MSARNAIVVGGTGEIGGAVLARFKAEGLRVVCASNDVQQETAEALRVDVTDEASVTSMFDRAEQALGGPITLLVNCSGVGVFAPIPEISVQDWRKTIDVNLTGAFICAREAFKRMKAAGGGRIIHMGSVSDHLTLVDNAAYAASKHGVRGLTGVLNEEGKPYSIRATLISLGAVYTSFWHSRPEFSPADMLSMDEVAQTLWEIARKPLNVRVDEIRLLPPKGVL, encoded by the coding sequence ATGAGCGCTCGGAATGCGATTGTCGTCGGCGGGACCGGTGAAATAGGCGGGGCCGTCCTCGCCCGATTCAAGGCGGAGGGCCTGCGCGTCGTGTGCGCGTCGAATGACGTGCAGCAGGAGACAGCGGAGGCCCTTCGCGTGGACGTCACGGACGAGGCCTCCGTGACCTCGATGTTCGACAGGGCGGAGCAGGCGCTGGGCGGCCCCATCACCCTCCTGGTGAACTGCTCGGGCGTGGGGGTCTTCGCACCCATTCCGGAGATTTCAGTTCAAGACTGGCGCAAGACGATCGACGTGAACCTGACGGGGGCCTTCATCTGCGCGCGCGAGGCGTTCAAGCGGATGAAGGCAGCGGGTGGCGGGCGGATCATCCACATGGGCTCCGTGAGTGATCACCTCACCCTGGTGGACAACGCGGCGTATGCCGCGTCCAAGCACGGGGTTCGAGGCCTGACGGGCGTCTTGAATGAAGAGGGGAAGCCCTACTCCATCCGGGCCACGCTCATCTCCCTGGGCGCCGTCTACACGTCCTTCTGGCACTCGCGCCCGGAGTTCAGCCCGGCCGACATGCTGTCCATGGACGAGGTGGCCCAGACCCTCTGGGAGATCGCCCGGAAGCCCTTGAACGTCCGCGTGGATGAGATCCGACTGCTTCCTCCCAAGGGGGTGCTGTGA
- a CDS encoding SDR family NAD(P)-dependent oxidoreductase yields the protein MNAKLAVVTGASRGIGAAIAEVLAENGYQVALVGRDVAALSRLETKLGDRARSFVCDVADEAAVNATLDRIETSLGTPGVIVNNAGVGGPFHRVDEVDTAEWKALFGVNVDGVRHFCRWALPRMKASGYGRLVNISSIQGLFGGARSSTYAATKHAIIGFSKTIAAEWGAYGITCNAVCPGYIDTEMLANADPESRKELLRRIPAGRFGSAEEVARLVAFIVGPFGGYINGSALVMDGGLSAHLANDVPGF from the coding sequence GTGAACGCGAAGCTCGCGGTCGTCACCGGAGCCAGCCGGGGTATTGGAGCGGCGATCGCGGAAGTGCTCGCGGAGAACGGCTACCAGGTGGCCCTGGTCGGACGGGACGTGGCGGCCCTGTCCAGGCTCGAGACGAAGCTCGGGGACCGGGCGCGATCGTTCGTCTGTGATGTCGCGGACGAGGCCGCGGTGAACGCGACGCTCGACCGCATCGAGACGAGCCTGGGCACTCCCGGCGTCATCGTGAACAACGCTGGCGTCGGAGGCCCCTTCCACCGCGTGGACGAGGTCGACACGGCGGAGTGGAAGGCCTTGTTCGGCGTGAACGTGGATGGCGTGCGCCACTTCTGCCGGTGGGCGCTCCCGCGCATGAAGGCGAGCGGGTACGGGAGGCTCGTGAACATCTCCTCCATCCAGGGACTGTTTGGGGGGGCGCGCTCCTCCACCTACGCGGCCACCAAGCACGCCATCATCGGCTTCTCGAAGACGATCGCCGCCGAGTGGGGTGCCTACGGCATCACCTGCAACGCCGTGTGTCCCGGCTACATCGACACGGAGATGCTGGCGAACGCGGACCCCGAGTCGCGCAAGGAGTTGTTGCGAAGGATTCCCGCCGGGAGGTTCGGAAGCGCCGAGGAGGTGGCCAGGCTGGTGGCCTTCATCGTCGGGCCCTTCGGAGGCTACATCAACGGCAGCGCGCTGGTGATGGACGGTGGCCTGTCGGCGCACCTGGCCAACGACGTGCCCGGGTTCTGA
- a CDS encoding general secretion pathway protein GspE codes for MQTKKRLGEILLELGWVDGLQLQSALAYQRKWGVPLGQVVVDMRFCTASQVLAALARQTGIPEIDLDAELLEPSLAKLVPRRLAEMHRVVPLKLEGPRDMVLVVAIAAPASLQSLDAVRSVTSKARVVPRLATDAAIGRAIERLYSDGTQSPKRPELEAITLPEADADMQLNRASMAELMEGSSFEGRAILMPDLNLECEALELPLLEPLDVEELEELLELTEELPEPEAGGVLLYGWGAAAAAGLVRVLGQAGYQANVASTEQVLSAGEGAVVLSPLPSLEALERRPRAQLLVAGKVPELDVGRAQALGARGFLAAPLDTDLMLRAVKRLVRSAGEVPQLRAAG; via the coding sequence ATGCAAACGAAGAAACGCCTGGGAGAAATCCTGCTGGAGCTGGGGTGGGTGGACGGGCTGCAGTTGCAATCGGCCTTGGCCTACCAGCGCAAGTGGGGAGTGCCGCTGGGACAGGTCGTGGTGGACATGCGCTTCTGCACGGCGAGCCAGGTGCTGGCGGCGCTGGCTCGCCAGACGGGCATCCCGGAGATCGATCTGGACGCGGAGCTGCTGGAGCCCTCCCTGGCGAAGCTGGTGCCGAGGCGGCTGGCGGAGATGCACCGGGTGGTGCCGCTGAAGCTGGAGGGCCCTCGGGACATGGTGCTGGTGGTGGCGATCGCCGCCCCGGCGAGCCTGCAGTCGTTGGACGCGGTGCGCAGCGTGACGAGCAAGGCGCGGGTGGTGCCGAGGCTCGCGACGGACGCGGCGATTGGCCGGGCCATCGAGCGGCTCTACTCGGATGGGACGCAGTCGCCGAAGCGGCCGGAGCTGGAGGCCATCACCCTGCCCGAGGCCGACGCGGACATGCAGCTGAACAGGGCCAGCATGGCGGAGCTGATGGAGGGCTCCAGCTTCGAGGGGCGCGCCATCCTGATGCCGGACCTGAACCTGGAGTGCGAGGCGCTGGAGCTGCCGCTCCTGGAGCCGCTGGACGTGGAGGAGTTGGAGGAACTCCTGGAGCTGACGGAGGAACTGCCGGAGCCCGAGGCCGGTGGCGTGCTGCTCTACGGCTGGGGCGCGGCGGCGGCGGCGGGGCTGGTCCGGGTGCTGGGACAGGCGGGCTACCAGGCGAACGTGGCGAGCACGGAGCAGGTGTTGTCGGCGGGGGAGGGCGCGGTGGTGCTCTCGCCCCTGCCCTCGCTGGAGGCGCTGGAGCGGCGTCCCCGGGCGCAGCTGCTGGTGGCGGGCAAGGTGCCGGAGCTGGACGTGGGGCGCGCGCAGGCGTTGGGCGCTCGCGGCTTCCTCGCGGCGCCCCTCGACACGGACCTGATGCTGCGCGCCGTGAAGCGGCTGGTGCGCTCGGCGGGCGAGGTGCCCCAGCTCCGGGCGGCGGGCTGA
- a CDS encoding GFA family protein has translation MTNPDRTLTGKCLCGAVHYAVADEFVYAANCHCSNCRRATGSAFKPFAGIERNKLRITEGENNLMRFGEELACDMRCKVCGSFLYSVVREGQFVHVAMGSLVDAPTIRPTEHIFVGSKAPWFTIIDDLPQYEEYVTTAGPDGA, from the coding sequence GTGACAAACCCAGACCGCACGCTCACCGGAAAGTGTCTATGTGGAGCCGTTCACTACGCGGTCGCGGACGAGTTCGTCTACGCAGCGAACTGCCACTGCTCGAACTGCCGGAGGGCGACGGGTTCGGCCTTCAAGCCGTTCGCGGGTATCGAGCGGAACAAGCTGCGCATCACCGAGGGGGAGAACAACCTCATGCGCTTTGGCGAGGAACTCGCTTGCGACATGCGCTGCAAGGTGTGCGGCTCGTTCCTCTATTCAGTCGTCCGCGAGGGCCAGTTCGTTCACGTCGCCATGGGATCGCTCGTCGACGCGCCCACCATCCGCCCGACCGAGCACATCTTCGTCGGCTCGAAGGCGCCGTGGTTCACGATTATCGATGACCTGCCACAGTACGAGGAATACGTCACGACAGCCGGGCCCGATGGCGCATAG
- a CDS encoding erythromycin esterase family protein — protein MPAWNLRTDAPVALVRSGPRGTFELRPLAPGRYGLSAVTPRGGVLFTERIEVKAGESGAPRVLRVPEERISWEATVVDEAGAPIPGVELRVVRAGMPYDDVAFPSASSSGRFHLETARDGTYSLIASAPGFTTRMQQVARPGEPVVVALERVADESMRQAAVAWLTQNALMLQSAEAGHGFEDMVPLQPVLRDVRVVALGEATHGTREFFQLKHRLFEFLVTRMGFTVMAFESNFAEMLALDDYVLTGRGDPVQLLKGETWDTQEVLELVRWMRRYNENPSHTKKLRLQGVDMQYSPAAVAHVVAYLSKVDPSQVAPIQTSLAPLTERNAGAFLRLPRERHQEIRQVLDTLAERFEREREPYTRQSSPEAWTLARQNLRVLRQYLGHLLREENGGRDRAMAENLLWLLEWNGPGTKAVVWAHNGHVKRGSGEWLDMPMGRHLAKALGQQLYVFGFAFRQGAFQAFNMDPNPPPGRKGMVEFSVTPSPEGSLDDVLARAGGPLLAVDLRALPRSGPAYEWWRRTQPTHDIGFIYSDQGYPAVGSVRALECYDGLLFVERTTRARPNP, from the coding sequence GTGCCCGCCTGGAACCTCCGGACGGATGCCCCGGTGGCGCTCGTCCGGTCGGGGCCTCGAGGCACCTTCGAGCTCAGACCCCTTGCTCCTGGCAGGTATGGCCTCTCCGCCGTCACCCCAAGGGGAGGCGTCCTGTTCACGGAGCGCATCGAGGTGAAGGCGGGCGAATCCGGGGCCCCTCGGGTCCTGCGTGTACCCGAGGAGCGGATCTCCTGGGAGGCCACCGTGGTGGACGAGGCGGGAGCGCCCATCCCCGGCGTGGAGCTGCGCGTCGTCCGGGCGGGCATGCCCTACGATGACGTCGCCTTCCCTTCGGCCTCCTCCTCGGGCCGCTTCCACCTGGAGACCGCACGCGATGGCACGTACAGCCTCATCGCCTCGGCACCGGGCTTCACGACGCGGATGCAGCAGGTGGCGCGTCCGGGCGAGCCTGTCGTCGTGGCCCTGGAGCGGGTCGCGGATGAGTCGATGCGACAGGCGGCCGTGGCCTGGTTGACGCAGAACGCCCTGATGCTCCAGTCCGCGGAGGCGGGACATGGCTTCGAGGACATGGTGCCACTCCAGCCCGTGCTCCGGGATGTGCGCGTGGTGGCCCTGGGCGAGGCCACGCACGGCACCCGGGAGTTCTTCCAACTCAAGCACCGGCTCTTCGAGTTCCTCGTCACGCGGATGGGTTTCACCGTCATGGCGTTCGAAAGCAACTTCGCCGAGATGCTCGCCCTCGACGACTACGTCCTCACCGGACGCGGCGACCCCGTGCAACTCTTGAAGGGGGAGACGTGGGACACGCAGGAGGTGTTGGAGCTCGTGCGGTGGATGCGCCGCTACAACGAAAACCCCTCGCACACGAAGAAGCTCCGGCTCCAGGGTGTGGACATGCAGTACTCGCCCGCGGCGGTGGCCCACGTGGTGGCCTATCTGTCGAAGGTGGACCCCTCCCAGGTCGCCCCCATCCAGACGTCACTCGCCCCCCTCACCGAGCGCAACGCGGGCGCCTTCCTCCGGCTCCCCAGGGAGCGCCACCAGGAGATACGACAGGTGCTCGACACCCTCGCCGAACGCTTCGAGCGCGAGCGCGAGCCCTACACCCGCCAGTCGAGCCCCGAGGCGTGGACCCTGGCGCGACAGAACCTCCGGGTGCTGCGCCAGTACCTGGGTCACCTCCTCCGCGAGGAGAACGGGGGCCGGGATCGGGCCATGGCGGAGAACCTGCTCTGGCTGTTGGAGTGGAATGGGCCCGGGACGAAGGCCGTGGTGTGGGCGCACAACGGGCACGTGAAGCGGGGTTCGGGCGAGTGGCTGGACATGCCCATGGGGAGGCACCTCGCGAAGGCGCTCGGCCAGCAGCTGTATGTCTTTGGCTTCGCCTTCCGCCAGGGCGCCTTCCAGGCCTTCAACATGGACCCGAACCCACCTCCAGGGCGCAAGGGCATGGTGGAGTTCTCCGTCACTCCGTCGCCCGAGGGCTCGCTGGATGACGTGCTTGCCCGGGCGGGTGGGCCTCTGCTGGCGGTGGATCTCCGGGCGCTGCCACGGAGTGGACCCGCGTACGAGTGGTGGCGCCGCACCCAGCCCACGCACGACATCGGCTTCATCTACTCGGACCAGGGCTACCCGGCGGTGGGCTCGGTCCGGGCCCTGGAGTGTTACGACGGCCTGCTATTCGTGGAGCGCACCACGCGTGCCCGGCCCAATCCCTGA
- a CDS encoding DUF3626 domain-containing protein, with translation MERFPAGSPQARALAHVSALAEGGALERSLRITLHFHPDRLYQGRPLLEVLGAEGVYRSQFETGTSNGGLTAHPGGDRWHWESRMFGGAYDAVPPGERPKYGSLNFRRRDTGGSPRFGSAYLRLTEDTLDRATFCYPDSFFHPAHFGVSERMSLISLAEADDKEPLDDYIEAHIHGPLSLERDVEALVLDPCYRGTSVEVSALRLPCPVEWHSGFRLSAASLRAHPDYRGQAYVDLGLSLMRNGYLTPNELGEAARSGRYDEQALKRVWHYVARFGGNLTRKGDAAGISDRYNSAR, from the coding sequence ATGGAGCGATTTCCCGCCGGTTCTCCCCAGGCCCGGGCGCTGGCCCACGTGTCGGCCCTGGCCGAGGGCGGGGCCCTCGAGCGTTCGCTGCGGATCACCCTGCACTTCCATCCCGACCGCCTGTATCAGGGGCGTCCGCTGTTGGAGGTTCTCGGCGCGGAAGGGGTCTACCGCTCACAGTTCGAGACCGGCACCAGCAATGGAGGGCTGACGGCCCATCCCGGCGGCGACCGCTGGCACTGGGAGAGCCGCATGTTCGGCGGCGCCTACGATGCCGTGCCGCCAGGTGAGCGCCCCAAGTACGGCTCCCTGAACTTCCGTCGACGGGACACGGGCGGCTCGCCGCGATTCGGCTCCGCGTACCTGCGGTTGACCGAGGACACGTTGGACCGGGCCACGTTCTGCTACCCCGACAGCTTCTTCCACCCCGCCCACTTCGGGGTCTCCGAGCGGATGTCATTGATTTCCCTGGCGGAAGCCGATGACAAGGAGCCGCTGGACGACTACATCGAAGCGCACATCCACGGCCCGCTGTCACTGGAGCGTGATGTCGAAGCGCTCGTGCTGGACCCCTGCTATCGCGGCACCTCCGTCGAAGTCTCCGCGCTCCGGCTGCCCTGTCCCGTGGAGTGGCATTCCGGGTTTCGTCTATCAGCGGCGTCGCTGCGAGCGCACCCTGACTACCGGGGACAGGCCTATGTCGACCTGGGCCTGTCACTGATGCGAAACGGTTATCTGACACCGAACGAACTGGGCGAGGCGGCGCGCTCGGGACGGTACGACGAACAGGCGCTGAAGCGGGTCTGGCATTACGTGGCGCGCTTTGGTGGCAACCTCACTCGAAAGGGGGATGCCGCTGGCATATCGGACCGGTATAACTCCGCGCGTTGA
- a CDS encoding polysaccharide lyase, producing the protein MKLKSIGVAVGGSLLTFGLVAHAAVIFHNTGTLSGWNSINREHKGSVNEVTNVTYEGPTAIKVTQVYDPSYSGRYHSEVVKNNVYRRGDTGFYGFAFRLQQDWQFQPQSFNLAQFIADFGDTGCDDYMPSSMVWISGNQLFTRVKQGTVCNQKTVTFGNLATVTAGEWHKVIIQAKWASDGTGFYKLWFDGRKVLEQYNLSTTVADDRYFQFRVGLYANGWHDDGYMQGSQGTRSIWFDEIGAGTTFADADPAQW; encoded by the coding sequence ATGAAACTCAAAAGCATTGGCGTCGCTGTTGGTGGCTCCCTGCTCACGTTCGGCCTGGTCGCGCACGCCGCCGTCATCTTCCACAACACCGGAACCCTCTCCGGCTGGAACTCCATCAACCGGGAGCACAAGGGCTCCGTCAACGAGGTGACGAATGTCACCTACGAGGGCCCCACCGCCATCAAGGTGACGCAGGTCTATGACCCTTCCTACAGCGGCCGCTACCACTCGGAGGTCGTGAAGAACAATGTGTACCGTCGTGGTGACACCGGCTTCTACGGCTTCGCGTTCCGGCTGCAACAGGACTGGCAATTCCAACCGCAGTCGTTCAACCTCGCCCAGTTCATCGCGGATTTCGGAGATACCGGCTGTGACGACTACATGCCGTCCAGCATGGTCTGGATTTCGGGCAATCAGCTCTTCACGCGTGTGAAGCAGGGCACGGTCTGCAATCAGAAGACCGTCACGTTCGGCAACCTCGCCACCGTCACCGCCGGGGAGTGGCACAAGGTCATCATCCAGGCGAAGTGGGCGAGCGACGGCACCGGCTTCTACAAGCTGTGGTTCGACGGCCGGAAGGTGCTCGAGCAGTACAACCTGAGCACCACCGTCGCCGACGACCGGTACTTCCAGTTCCGTGTCGGCCTCTACGCGAATGGCTGGCACGACGACGGGTACATGCAGGGCAGCCAGGGGACGCGCAGCATCTGGTTCGACGAGATCGGCGCGGGCACGACCTTCGCCGACGCCGACCCCGCGCAGTGGTAG
- a CDS encoding class I SAM-dependent methyltransferase, producing the protein MGTTDARTEGARRMWGLGDYTGLAERLMPASRALLERVEPVAGRRVLDVAAGTGNAAWLAAERGARVTACDLSPRMVQLGRERTGPRVEWLEANAEDLPLPAGVFDVALSAFGVIFVPRPEVALAQLRRVLVPGGVLALTAWTNDGFMARMTDALRPFLPPSDGPDSLSWGREAQVRSWLAEGFTRIEVQRRTLPWHFDSPAQMTAFLVEHSPIHVALGQHAGERAGELFAAIERVASPDGGPVRLEAEYLLVSAVAA; encoded by the coding sequence ATGGGAACGACGGACGCGCGCACGGAGGGGGCCCGGCGGATGTGGGGCCTCGGGGACTACACGGGACTGGCCGAACGACTCATGCCCGCGTCACGGGCCCTGCTCGAAAGGGTGGAGCCGGTCGCGGGGCGGCGGGTGCTCGACGTGGCCGCCGGCACGGGCAACGCGGCCTGGCTCGCCGCCGAGCGGGGCGCGCGGGTGACGGCGTGCGACCTGTCGCCCCGGATGGTGCAGCTCGGACGGGAGCGGACGGGGCCGCGCGTGGAGTGGCTCGAGGCCAACGCCGAGGACCTGCCCCTGCCCGCTGGCGTTTTCGACGTGGCCCTCTCCGCCTTCGGCGTCATCTTCGTGCCGAGGCCGGAAGTGGCCCTGGCCCAGTTGCGCCGGGTGCTGGTGCCCGGAGGCGTGCTCGCGCTGACGGCCTGGACGAATGATGGATTCATGGCGCGGATGACCGACGCCCTGCGCCCCTTCCTGCCGCCCTCGGACGGGCCGGACTCGCTCAGCTGGGGCAGGGAAGCCCAGGTGCGCTCCTGGCTGGCCGAGGGCTTCACCCGCATCGAGGTCCAGCGACGCACGTTGCCCTGGCACTTCGATTCACCCGCCCAGATGACGGCGTTCCTCGTGGAGCACTCCCCCATCCACGTGGCCCTGGGACAGCATGCGGGGGAGCGCGCCGGAGAGCTGTTCGCGGCCATCGAGCGCGTGGCGTCGCCCGATGGCGGGCCCGTCCGGCTGGAGGCGGAATATCTGCTCGTGAGCGCGGTGGCGGCCTGA
- a CDS encoding LysR family transcriptional regulator, protein MKTMFGRFDQSLAFVTVAELGSFTRAAEKLGCSKAHVSEQVAELEKALGVQLLHRTTRRLALTEAGRLYLEYCRQLREVLLEAERAVSATTTEVGGRLRVTAPTTLGETFLPELVLEFQALYPHVEVELDLSVLRRDLVGEGYDVALRTTRALEEHLVARPLGVVREVVVASPSFLAAHGPLDTPAALEKVPCIHNPHFRDDALWLFEREGRTETATVGGRLRISLYSAIRRVALAGAGVVRLPLFQVREDLESGALVRLCPGYELVAMPLYLLYPARRHQPLRTRVFIDFLLRWFEAPERRALLT, encoded by the coding sequence ATGAAGACAATGTTCGGACGGTTCGATCAGTCGCTGGCCTTCGTCACGGTGGCGGAGCTGGGCAGCTTCACGCGAGCGGCGGAGAAGCTCGGCTGCTCGAAGGCGCACGTCAGCGAGCAGGTGGCGGAGTTGGAGAAGGCGCTGGGCGTGCAGCTGCTGCACCGCACGACGCGGCGGCTGGCGCTGACGGAGGCCGGGCGGCTCTATCTCGAGTACTGCCGGCAGTTGCGCGAGGTGCTGCTGGAAGCGGAGCGAGCGGTCTCGGCGACCACCACGGAGGTGGGAGGACGGCTCCGGGTCACCGCGCCGACGACGCTCGGGGAGACCTTCCTGCCCGAGCTGGTGTTGGAGTTCCAGGCCCTCTACCCGCACGTCGAGGTGGAGCTGGACTTGAGCGTGCTGCGCAGGGACCTGGTGGGGGAGGGGTATGACGTGGCGCTGCGCACGACCCGGGCGCTGGAGGAGCACCTGGTGGCCCGCCCGCTGGGGGTGGTGCGGGAGGTGGTGGTGGCGAGCCCGTCCTTCCTGGCGGCACATGGACCGCTCGACACTCCCGCGGCGCTGGAGAAGGTCCCGTGCATCCACAACCCGCACTTCCGCGATGACGCGCTCTGGCTATTCGAGCGCGAGGGCCGCACGGAGACCGCCACGGTGGGCGGCCGGTTGCGGATCAGCCTCTACAGTGCCATCCGGCGCGTGGCGCTGGCGGGGGCCGGAGTGGTGCGGTTACCGCTCTTCCAGGTGCGAGAGGATCTCGAGTCCGGCGCGCTGGTGCGCCTGTGCCCCGGGTACGAGCTGGTGGCCATGCCGCTGTACCTGCTCTACCCGGCGCGACGGCACCAGCCGCTGCGCACGCGGGTGTTCATCGACTTCCTGCTGCGCTGGTTCGAGGCACCGGAGCGCCGCGCGCTGCTCACCTGA